The window GTCCCACGGCCTCCTACCGCGAACGCTACGTCATCTCGGAGCGCGGCGACGAGTACGTAGGTCAAAGCACGCAGGGCACGGGGAGTTCCAGTAGCAGTAGTAGCACGCAGGGAACCAATCTCGCCGGCACGATCTCCAGCGCCCTGGAGTCTTATGAAAAGCGCCCGGAAGCCAAGTTCAATCCTGCCCAGCCAGGCGACGCAAAACCAGCCGACAAGGCCACAGAGATGAAACCGGCTGAACCCAAAGCCGACGTCACTCCCGAAATTCCTCCGGTTGTTCTGCCGTAAGGCAACGGGCTGTTCTTAAGCAAACAGCTCCGCAATCGGCTGGCCACCATCGGTGATCGGCACCGGCCGATCACCCGCATACAGTTCCTTGTGCGGATCGATGCCCAGCGCCCAGCAAATGGTGGCGTGAAAATCGGGAATCGAAACGGGCCGGTCGACAATCTTCATGGCCAGTTCGTCAGTCGCGCCAATCGTCAGGCCATTCTTCAAGCCGCCGCCAGCCAGCACCATGCTGTAGCTCTTGCTGTGATGGCCGCGACCGCCACCGCCATCAAAGGCCGCCGGCCGGCCAAACTCGGTCGCCACGACGATCAGCGTTTTATCGAGTAGTTTCTTCTCCTCCAGGTCTTCCACCAGTGTGGCCAGCGCGTGATCGAGTTCGCTGATTAATTCGTGCTGCTTGGCCATCCCCTGGTTATGCACATCCCAGCCCGTGCCGTTGAGGAAGTTCAGATTGTGGCTGACTTCGACGAACCGGGCGCCACTCTCGACCAGACGTCGCGCGAGCAAACACCGCTGACCAAACTCGCCGCCGTAACGAGTTCGCAGTGTCGCCGGTTCTGCATCGAGTTGAAACACCTTGCCAAATTGTGGTCCGGCCAGCTTCAGCATTTCGGTGATCGTGGCGTCGTAGTTCTTGACGATTTCATCGCTCTTCGCCGCGCCGTACTCCTCGCGCACCGCGGCCAACAGTTGCTCGCGCCGAGCCTGTCGCTCGGCCGAAATATCCGCCGGCCGCGAAAGCCCCACGGGGCCGCTTTGCGTATCGGTCAGATAGATGTAGCCATACTTCGAGCCCAAGAACCCCGGCCCGCGGGTCACGTTCGGATAACCGATCAGCACATACGCGGGCACGCCTTCGCCGGCCGGTCCACGCTCGTGGGCGACAATCGAGCCGATCGAAGGATACACCACGGTCCCCGCCGTCGGCCGGCCGGTATGCACCCGATTGGTCGCGGCTGCGTGTTCGTCGATCACCTCATGATTCACAGTCCGGACGATATTCATCCGGTCCAGCACCGTCGCGCACCGCGGCAGATACTCGCACACCTGCGTCCCCGCAACGGCCGTATCGATGCTGCGGTACATGCTGCCGGGCTTCTTCGCCTTCGGGTCTCCCTGCGCTTTGGGATCCCACGTATCAATCTGCCCCGCGCCACCGCCGAGCCACAAAAAGATGCAATGCTCCGCCCGACCCTTGGCGAGC is drawn from Anatilimnocola floriformis and contains these coding sequences:
- a CDS encoding DUF1501 domain-containing protein, producing the protein MFEMQGRRQFLATGAAAGAVATASLWSPALRAEDKAAVAKLAKGRAEHCIFLWLGGGAGQIDTWDPKAQGDPKAKKPGSMYRSIDTAVAGTQVCEYLPRCATVLDRMNIVRTVNHEVIDEHAAATNRVHTGRPTAGTVVYPSIGSIVAHERGPAGEGVPAYVLIGYPNVTRGPGFLGSKYGYIYLTDTQSGPVGLSRPADISAERQARREQLLAAVREEYGAAKSDEIVKNYDATITEMLKLAGPQFGKVFQLDAEPATLRTRYGGEFGQRCLLARRLVESGARFVEVSHNLNFLNGTGWDVHNQGMAKQHELISELDHALATLVEDLEEKKLLDKTLIVVATEFGRPAAFDGGGGRGHHSKSYSMVLAGGGLKNGLTIGATDELAMKIVDRPVSIPDFHATICWALGIDPHKELYAGDRPVPITDGGQPIAELFA